In Mycobacterium sp. 050128, one genomic interval encodes:
- a CDS encoding carboxymuconolactone decarboxylase family protein → MSDHNHYHAVLNDLNPQHRELRKMIPDVYRGFGEMSKAALTSAALDSKTKELIALAIGVVAECDGCIASHAQGAVRAGASKAEAAEAIGVSILMHGGPATIYGARAYDAFCEFIDAQSVN, encoded by the coding sequence ATGAGCGATCACAACCACTATCACGCAGTGTTGAACGACCTGAATCCGCAGCACCGCGAGCTGCGCAAGATGATCCCGGATGTGTACCGGGGATTTGGCGAAATGAGCAAGGCGGCGCTGACTTCCGCTGCTCTGGACAGCAAGACAAAGGAACTCATCGCGCTGGCAATCGGGGTGGTGGCGGAGTGTGACGGCTGCATCGCCTCGCACGCGCAGGGAGCCGTTCGTGCCGGAGCCTCCAAAGCGGAAGCCGCAGAGGCCATTGGCGTGAGCATTCTCATGCACGGCGGACCGGCCACGATCTACGGAGCTCGTGCCTATGACGCGTTCTGCGAATTCATCGATGCGCAGAGTGTGAACTGA
- a CDS encoding amidohydrolase family protein, with amino-acid sequence MAQFTGAPIFDADQHMYETPESLTKYLPERYARAVQFAQIGRQTRIIINNKVTDFIPNPTFERVAAPGAHEKFFAGQNSEGLTLREMQGPAIAAPAATRNPDDRIAELDRQGVVEALNYPTLASLVEHSSADDPELTLAIIHALNQWMLEHWTYNYQNRVFSTPIINLSEVDAAQRELEYLLDNGVRAALIKPGPVNGIHGWRSPALPEFDPFWRDVEAAGLPIVLHASYPPLDDYVAKWEPPHTQNFMAQSAFRWMTLGHREIADMITSLICHGTLTRFPKLRIASVENGSSWIFPLFGDFEDLHRKMPQNFSEHPHEVFRRNIWVSPFWEGCVADVVDTVGWDRVLFGSDYPHPEGLAEPKDFWKYADDMDRRRTYDFMGDNARRFMGLPIANPDPNATNPPALANA; translated from the coding sequence ATGGCTCAGTTCACCGGGGCGCCGATTTTCGACGCCGACCAACACATGTACGAAACTCCGGAATCGTTGACGAAGTATCTTCCGGAGCGCTACGCGCGGGCCGTCCAGTTCGCCCAGATCGGGCGTCAGACCCGAATCATCATCAACAACAAGGTCACTGACTTCATCCCGAACCCGACATTCGAACGTGTCGCCGCGCCGGGCGCGCACGAAAAGTTCTTCGCCGGACAGAACTCCGAGGGCCTCACGCTGCGCGAGATGCAGGGCCCGGCGATCGCGGCGCCCGCCGCGACCCGCAATCCCGACGACCGGATCGCCGAACTCGACCGCCAGGGCGTCGTCGAGGCTCTCAACTACCCCACGCTGGCCAGCCTGGTCGAGCACTCGTCGGCCGACGACCCCGAGTTGACGCTCGCGATCATCCACGCACTGAACCAGTGGATGCTCGAACACTGGACGTACAACTACCAGAACCGGGTGTTCTCCACGCCGATCATCAATCTGTCCGAAGTCGACGCAGCCCAGCGCGAACTGGAGTACCTGCTGGACAACGGTGTTCGTGCCGCGTTGATCAAACCGGGGCCGGTGAACGGGATTCATGGCTGGCGCTCACCGGCGCTGCCCGAGTTCGATCCCTTCTGGCGTGACGTCGAGGCCGCCGGGCTGCCGATCGTGCTGCACGCCAGCTATCCACCGCTGGACGACTACGTCGCCAAATGGGAACCGCCACACACCCAGAACTTCATGGCGCAGAGTGCATTTCGCTGGATGACGTTGGGCCACCGCGAGATCGCCGACATGATCACCAGCCTGATTTGTCACGGCACGTTGACCCGATTCCCCAAGCTGCGCATCGCCAGCGTCGAGAACGGCAGCTCGTGGATCTTCCCGCTGTTCGGTGACTTCGAAGACCTGCACCGCAAGATGCCACAGAATTTCTCCGAGCATCCGCACGAGGTGTTCCGACGCAACATCTGGGTCAGCCCGTTCTGGGAGGGCTGTGTGGCCGATGTCGTCGACACAGTGGGCTGGGACCGGGTGCTGTTCGGATCGGACTACCCGCATCCCGAAGGCCTGGCCGAGCCGAAGGATTTCTGGAAGTACGCCGACGACATGGACCGACGGCGTACCTACGACTTCATGGGCGACAATGCGCGGCGCTTCATGGGCCTACCCATCGCCAACCCCGACCCGAACGCCACCAATCCCCCGGCACTCGCCAACGCCTGA
- a CDS encoding CaiB/BaiF CoA transferase family protein — protein MQGIRVLEVAQFTFVPAAGAILADWGADVIKVEHPLRGDTQRGFLNMGGIQVNPERHPLMEHPNRGKRSVGIDVSTPGGQQVIYELAKTSDVFLTNYKPSQRQQHKFDLEHIRAVNPNIIYARGSAYGDKGAERNVGGYDGTAFWTRSGIGYALTPEELGGALGQGIPAFGDSIGGMFIAGGISAALLHRERTGEAVELDVSLLSTAWWAAGASMTQGMETGEVMRTPMPGSATAMSVNPFMGNYETSDGGTINLCIISPTGHIRDTFEHLGIPEAADDERFSEVLPLIQNANAAAELIAKAFAAKPFEYWRQHLKTMKGQWAPFQSLLDLANDEQAIANDMISEVEVAAGGAPFKVVRGPVQFNHEPLETTRAPQASEHTEIVLMEIGMDWDRIEELKNAGAIA, from the coding sequence GTTCACCTTCGTCCCGGCGGCGGGAGCGATCCTCGCCGACTGGGGCGCAGACGTGATCAAGGTCGAGCACCCGCTACGGGGCGACACGCAACGTGGCTTCCTCAACATGGGCGGCATTCAGGTCAACCCCGAACGGCATCCGCTGATGGAGCATCCCAACCGGGGCAAGCGCAGCGTCGGGATCGACGTGTCCACTCCCGGTGGCCAGCAAGTGATCTACGAGCTGGCCAAGACCTCCGATGTGTTTCTGACCAACTACAAGCCTTCTCAGCGACAACAGCACAAGTTCGACCTCGAGCACATTCGCGCGGTCAACCCGAACATCATCTACGCCCGGGGTTCGGCCTACGGCGATAAGGGTGCCGAGCGCAACGTCGGTGGTTACGACGGAACGGCGTTCTGGACGCGCAGCGGTATCGGCTACGCGCTGACTCCGGAGGAGCTGGGAGGCGCACTCGGACAAGGCATCCCCGCGTTCGGCGATTCCATCGGCGGCATGTTCATCGCCGGCGGCATCTCGGCTGCGCTACTGCATCGCGAACGCACCGGCGAGGCGGTCGAGCTGGACGTGTCGCTGTTGAGCACGGCGTGGTGGGCCGCCGGCGCCAGCATGACGCAGGGCATGGAGACCGGAGAGGTCATGCGCACACCCATGCCGGGTTCGGCCACCGCGATGTCGGTGAATCCGTTCATGGGCAACTACGAAACATCCGACGGCGGCACGATCAACCTGTGCATCATCAGTCCGACGGGCCATATCCGGGACACCTTCGAGCACCTGGGCATCCCCGAGGCCGCCGACGATGAGCGCTTCTCCGAGGTTCTCCCGTTGATTCAGAACGCCAACGCGGCCGCCGAGTTGATCGCGAAAGCTTTCGCCGCCAAGCCCTTTGAGTACTGGCGTCAGCACCTGAAGACGATGAAGGGACAGTGGGCGCCGTTCCAGAGCCTGCTCGACCTGGCCAACGACGAGCAGGCCATCGCGAACGACATGATCTCCGAGGTCGAAGTCGCAGCCGGCGGAGCGCCGTTCAAGGTCGTCCGCGGGCCCGTCCAGTTCAACCACGAGCCGCTGGAAACCACCCGGGCGCCGCAGGCCTCCGAGCACACCGAGATCGTTTTGATGGAGATCGGGATGGATTGGGACCGTATCGAGGAACTCAAGAATGCCGGAGCCATTGCATGA
- a CDS encoding MMPL/RND family transporter: MRFVRGFAVPILIAWLLLTVALNVLVPPIESVARNHAVTMSPQDAPAMIAAKRIGATFHESDSDSTAMVVLESDKPLGEEAHTYYDALVNKLLADPKHVQHVQNVWGDPLTAAGVQSRDGKAAYVQLNLAGNQGSTQGNESVKAVREIVDRSAPPSGIKVYVTGPAPLTTDMNEAADKSMLKMMGVTGAVIMIMLFIAYRSVSTVLLVLVMVGFEMGTARGLIALLGNYGLLGFSTFVVAMLSSLAIAAGTDYAIFLIGRYQEARQAGQDRETAYYTMFRGTFHIILGSGLTIAGATFCLHLARLSYFKALGIPSALGLLVVVAGALTAAPAVVAVATRFGLLDPRRMIKTRGWRRIGTATVRWPGPVFAASLIIAIVGILIVPSMKVSYNDRFYIPGTLPSNVGYAAAERHFSAATMNPDILMIEGDHDMRNSGDMIILDRIAKDVFRSPGIAMVQSITRPLGGPIEHTSIPFQISAQSIPIQQNLQFMRDRTADMLTMSDDLGAMIGSMERMQGLLGQMSSATHHMVGDMGEMQATLNEMRDHLADFDDFARPFRNYLYWEQHCFNIPVCWASRSVFEAIDGVDKFSANMSTLIKDMGNVDAIMPQMLAQFPPIIAVAKSMQVTLLTMHSSFSGLVTQMAQMTDTASAMGQAFDASRSGDYFYLPPEAFQNADFQRGLKLFLSPDGKAARFIITHDADPATPAGISAVMPELAAAHQAVKGTTLTDAKFYLAGTAAIYRDIQSGSQYDLLIVGIAALTLIFVVMVIITRALVASMVIVGTVLLSLGAAFGLSVLVWQHLFGLDLNWIAPVFGLIILLAVGSDYNLLLVSRFQEEIGAGLKTGIIRSMGETGGVVTSAGLVFAFTMMSMAASDLSSIGQAGTTIGLGLLFDTLIVRSLMTPSIAALLGRWFWWPIRVRPRPASSMLRPFGPRRLVRSLLLGEEAAAVKRPFGSQTSAEPAMAGAIGADGPYRAAAEMGHHSNHDG, encoded by the coding sequence TTGGCTGCTGCTGACCGTTGCCTTGAATGTGCTTGTGCCGCCGATCGAATCGGTCGCGCGCAACCACGCGGTGACGATGTCGCCACAAGATGCGCCGGCGATGATCGCCGCGAAACGGATCGGCGCAACCTTTCACGAATCCGATTCCGACAGTACCGCGATGGTCGTCCTGGAAAGCGACAAGCCTCTCGGAGAAGAGGCACACACCTATTACGACGCCTTGGTGAACAAGCTGCTGGCCGACCCCAAGCACGTGCAGCATGTCCAGAACGTGTGGGGAGACCCGCTCACCGCCGCCGGTGTGCAGAGCCGGGACGGCAAAGCCGCTTACGTCCAACTCAATCTGGCCGGCAACCAGGGCAGCACCCAGGGCAACGAGTCCGTGAAAGCTGTGCGCGAGATCGTCGACAGGTCAGCACCGCCCAGCGGGATCAAGGTCTACGTGACCGGCCCGGCACCGCTCACCACCGACATGAATGAGGCCGCCGACAAGAGCATGCTCAAAATGATGGGCGTGACGGGCGCGGTCATCATGATCATGCTGTTCATTGCCTATCGTTCGGTCAGCACAGTGCTGTTGGTCCTCGTCATGGTCGGTTTCGAAATGGGCACGGCCAGGGGGCTCATCGCGCTACTCGGCAACTACGGGCTGTTGGGCTTCTCGACGTTCGTCGTCGCGATGCTGTCCTCGTTGGCGATCGCAGCGGGCACCGACTACGCGATATTTCTGATTGGTCGCTATCAGGAGGCCCGCCAGGCCGGTCAGGATCGAGAGACCGCCTACTACACGATGTTTCGCGGGACCTTTCACATCATCTTGGGCTCGGGGTTGACGATCGCCGGCGCCACCTTCTGCCTCCACCTGGCGCGGCTGTCGTACTTCAAGGCATTGGGGATTCCGTCGGCTTTGGGGTTGCTCGTGGTGGTCGCGGGCGCGCTCACCGCGGCCCCGGCCGTGGTCGCGGTCGCGACTCGATTCGGCTTGCTCGACCCGAGACGGATGATCAAGACGCGTGGCTGGCGGCGCATTGGGACCGCGACCGTCCGCTGGCCGGGGCCCGTGTTCGCCGCCTCGCTGATCATCGCGATCGTTGGCATCCTGATCGTGCCGAGCATGAAGGTCAGCTATAACGACCGGTTCTACATACCCGGTACGCTGCCATCCAACGTCGGATATGCCGCCGCAGAGCGCCATTTCAGCGCCGCCACCATGAATCCCGATATCCTGATGATCGAGGGCGACCATGACATGCGGAACAGCGGCGACATGATCATCTTGGACAGAATTGCCAAAGATGTCTTTCGATCCCCGGGAATCGCGATGGTGCAAAGCATTACCCGGCCGTTGGGTGGCCCGATTGAGCACACGTCGATACCGTTCCAGATCAGTGCCCAGTCGATTCCGATCCAGCAGAACCTCCAATTCATGAGGGACCGCACGGCCGACATGCTCACGATGAGCGACGACCTCGGCGCGATGATCGGCTCGATGGAGCGTATGCAGGGTTTGCTCGGGCAGATGAGCAGCGCGACGCATCACATGGTCGGCGACATGGGCGAGATGCAGGCCACGCTGAACGAGATGCGGGACCATCTGGCGGATTTCGACGACTTCGCAAGACCGTTCCGCAACTACTTATATTGGGAACAACACTGTTTCAACATCCCGGTGTGTTGGGCGTCGAGATCGGTGTTCGAGGCGATCGATGGTGTGGACAAGTTCAGTGCGAATATGAGCACGCTGATCAAGGACATGGGCAACGTCGACGCGATCATGCCTCAGATGCTCGCCCAGTTTCCCCCGATCATCGCGGTCGCGAAATCCATGCAGGTGACCCTGCTGACCATGCACAGCAGCTTCTCGGGTCTGGTCACGCAAATGGCTCAGATGACCGATACCGCCAGCGCGATGGGTCAGGCCTTCGACGCCTCTCGCAGTGGCGACTACTTCTACCTGCCGCCGGAAGCGTTCCAGAATGCCGACTTTCAGCGCGGCCTGAAACTCTTCCTGTCGCCGGACGGTAAGGCCGCGCGCTTCATCATCACCCACGACGCGGACCCGGCAACGCCGGCGGGCATCTCAGCGGTCATGCCGGAACTGGCCGCCGCGCATCAAGCGGTCAAGGGCACAACCCTAACCGACGCCAAGTTCTACCTCGCCGGGACGGCGGCTATCTACCGCGACATCCAGTCGGGCTCTCAGTACGACCTGCTGATCGTCGGGATTGCCGCCCTGACACTGATTTTCGTGGTGATGGTGATCATCACCCGGGCACTGGTGGCATCCATGGTGATAGTCGGTACGGTGCTGCTGTCGTTGGGCGCCGCGTTCGGGCTCTCGGTGCTGGTGTGGCAGCACCTCTTCGGTCTGGATTTGAACTGGATCGCGCCGGTGTTCGGGTTGATCATCCTGCTCGCCGTCGGCTCCGACTACAACCTGCTGCTGGTGTCGCGCTTTCAAGAGGAGATCGGGGCCGGGCTGAAAACCGGCATCATTCGCTCGATGGGCGAGACGGGTGGGGTGGTCACCTCGGCGGGCCTGGTCTTCGCCTTCACCATGATGTCAATGGCTGCCAGCGATCTGAGCTCTATTGGACAGGCCGGCACGACAATTGGTCTGGGCCTGCTGTTCGACACGCTGATCGTGCGCTCGCTCATGACGCCGTCGATCGCGGCATTGCTGGGACGCTGGTTCTGGTGGCCGATCCGCGTGCGCCCACGCCCCGCCAGCTCGATGCTGCGGCCGTTCGGGCCGCGGCGGCTGGTTCGCTCCCTCCTATTGGGCGAGGAGGCTGCTGCGGTCAAGCGTCCTTTTGGTTCGCAGACGTCAGCGGAGCCGGCGATGGCGGGCGCCATTGGGGCCGATGGTCCCTACCGGGCAGCGGCAGAGATGGGACATCATTCGAACCATGACGGATGA
- a CDS encoding thiolase family protein, producing the protein MNDVAIIGVGLHPFGRFEGKSAMQMGVDAILAAVADAGIAWQDVQFATGGSWTVANPDAIVGMVGLTGIPFTNVFNACATAASAVKACADGIRLGDYDIGIAIGLDKHPRGAFTEDPALVGMPSWYAENGQYLTTQFFGMKANRYLHDHNISQETLAKVAAKNFRIGSLNPNAFRRKPISEEDILNSTMLNYPLTQYMFCAPDEGAAAAVMCRADIAHRYTSKPVYLKAVEIRTRRYGAYEVNTTCAPVEEDVAPTVYAARTAFEKAGVAPGDVDVIQLQDTDAGAEIIHMAECGFCEHGDQEKLLAEGATEISGPMPVNTDGGLIANGEPIGASGLRQVHEIVRQLRGEAGDRQVPGSPKVGFTQLYGAPGTAAATILTT; encoded by the coding sequence ATGAATGACGTCGCCATCATCGGAGTGGGTCTGCACCCGTTCGGCCGATTCGAGGGCAAGTCGGCGATGCAGATGGGCGTTGACGCCATCCTGGCCGCGGTCGCCGACGCCGGTATCGCCTGGCAGGATGTCCAATTCGCCACCGGCGGCAGCTGGACCGTCGCCAATCCGGATGCGATCGTCGGCATGGTCGGGCTCACCGGCATCCCGTTCACCAACGTGTTCAACGCGTGCGCGACAGCGGCCAGCGCGGTCAAGGCGTGCGCCGACGGAATCCGGTTGGGCGACTACGACATCGGCATCGCGATCGGCTTGGACAAGCACCCGCGCGGGGCCTTCACCGAAGACCCGGCACTGGTGGGCATGCCGAGCTGGTATGCGGAGAACGGGCAATATCTGACCACCCAGTTCTTCGGCATGAAGGCCAACCGCTACCTGCACGACCACAACATCTCCCAGGAGACGCTGGCCAAGGTTGCGGCCAAGAACTTCCGCATTGGGTCCTTGAACCCCAACGCGTTTCGCCGTAAGCCGATCTCCGAAGAGGACATCCTCAACTCGACGATGCTCAACTATCCCCTGACCCAATACATGTTCTGCGCACCGGACGAAGGCGCCGCCGCGGCGGTGATGTGTCGGGCCGACATCGCGCACCGCTACACCTCCAAGCCGGTCTACCTGAAGGCCGTGGAGATCCGCACCCGGCGCTACGGCGCTTACGAGGTCAACACCACGTGCGCACCAGTCGAAGAAGACGTCGCGCCAACGGTTTACGCGGCCCGTACCGCGTTCGAGAAGGCCGGCGTGGCGCCAGGCGATGTCGACGTGATCCAGTTGCAGGACACCGATGCCGGCGCCGAGATCATCCACATGGCCGAGTGCGGGTTCTGCGAGCACGGCGACCAGGAAAAGCTGCTGGCCGAAGGCGCCACCGAGATCAGTGGCCCGATGCCGGTCAACACCGACGGCGGGCTGATCGCCAACGGCGAGCCGATCGGCGCCTCCGGGCTGCGGCAGGTCCACGAAATCGTCCGCCAACTCCGCGGCGAAGCGGGCGACCGCCAGGTGCCCGGGAGTCCGAAGGTGGGGTTCACCCAGTTGTACGGCGCTCCCGGCACCGCCGCGGCGACCATCCTCACGACCTGA